A DNA window from Streptomyces sp. 71268 contains the following coding sequences:
- a CDS encoding TetR family transcriptional regulator has protein sequence MSDPARPADDCGPRKRVTNYGTGRIALLDAAVRVVARGGLRKLTYRAVAEEAGVTHGLVVHHFGSRDALIEESVNHAIRSSLRVNALNTGTGTARDFAADLGAMVASGPDVQAFQYELLLEARRRPELMPQLRALYEEYFDAARRELSRVLARPVDRGLSRLVFAALEGLVLHQLVFGEREVTEEALTELRALLARLSDEDTDHPAES, from the coding sequence ATGAGCGACCCCGCCCGACCCGCCGACGACTGCGGCCCCCGCAAGCGCGTGACGAACTACGGGACGGGCCGGATCGCCCTGCTGGACGCGGCCGTACGCGTGGTGGCGCGCGGCGGTCTGCGCAAGCTGACGTACCGGGCCGTCGCCGAGGAGGCCGGCGTCACCCACGGGCTCGTCGTCCACCACTTCGGCTCTCGCGACGCGCTCATCGAGGAGTCCGTCAACCACGCCATCCGCTCCTCGCTGCGCGTCAACGCCCTCAACACCGGCACCGGCACGGCCCGGGACTTCGCCGCCGACCTCGGGGCGATGGTGGCCTCGGGACCGGACGTCCAGGCGTTCCAGTACGAACTGCTGCTGGAGGCCAGGCGGCGGCCGGAGCTGATGCCCCAGTTGCGCGCCCTGTACGAGGAGTACTTCGACGCCGCGCGGCGCGAACTCTCCCGAGTTCTGGCCCGCCCGGTGGACCGAGGGCTGTCCCGACTGGTCTTCGCCGCGCTCGAAGGGCTCGTACTCCACCAACTCGTCTTCGGCGAACGAGAGGTCACCGAAGAGGCGCTGACGGAGCTTCGAGCGCTGCTGGCCAGGCTCAGCGACGAGGACACCGACCACCCAGCCGAAAGCTGA
- a CDS encoding IclR family transcriptional regulator, giving the protein MPNSMDDDVYGASSVANALRTLVYLGGRDTVRVTDVSEYLGVARSTAHRLLSTLRGHGFVEQVPDGRQYRLGPALLGLAHGRAAVESRRRIGTRELVRIAHPHLERLRDAAAETSNLLQLDGPDAVFLDGVEGPHPLRVAPRTGDRLPAYTTAGGKAQLAELPWETVRMTYAQGLEQLTPTTVRDLPALERDLAACRGRGYALNIDESVTDVHGIGVGVRDRDGVCVAAVTISAPSTRLGAARAADLAPLLHTAAEAIGAEL; this is encoded by the coding sequence ATGCCGAATTCAATGGATGACGACGTCTACGGTGCGAGCTCTGTCGCGAACGCGCTGCGCACGCTGGTCTACCTGGGAGGCCGGGACACCGTCCGGGTGACGGACGTGAGCGAGTACCTCGGAGTGGCACGCTCGACCGCCCACCGACTGCTCTCCACGCTGCGCGGCCACGGCTTCGTGGAACAGGTTCCCGACGGTCGGCAGTACCGCCTCGGGCCCGCACTCCTCGGCCTGGCCCACGGCCGGGCCGCGGTGGAGTCGCGCAGACGCATCGGCACCCGCGAACTCGTCCGCATCGCCCACCCCCACCTGGAGCGGCTGCGCGACGCGGCGGCCGAGACCAGCAACCTGCTCCAACTCGACGGCCCCGACGCGGTGTTCCTGGACGGCGTCGAGGGCCCGCACCCGCTGCGGGTCGCGCCCCGGACGGGGGACCGGCTGCCCGCGTACACCACCGCCGGCGGCAAGGCGCAGTTGGCGGAGCTGCCCTGGGAGACGGTGCGCATGACCTACGCCCAGGGCCTGGAACAGCTCACCCCCACGACGGTGCGCGACCTGCCGGCGCTGGAGCGGGACCTCGCCGCGTGTCGCGGGCGCGGCTACGCGCTCAACATCGACGAGAGCGTGACCGACGTGCACGGCATCGGGGTGGGCGTGCGGGACCGGGACGGCGTCTGCGTGGCCGCCGTGACGATCTCCGCCCCCAGCACCCGCCTCGGCGCCGCCCGCGCCGCCGACCTGGCCCCCCTGCTCCACACGGCGGCCGAGGCCATCGGCGCCGAGCTCTAG
- a CDS encoding MarR family transcriptional regulator, translating to MPGQRSITEAEKLAEAKLGGIPIRREQMVAVANIHRAASTVRHHLENSVLRSSDLTWTAFVVLWVVWVGGESETRHVAEEAGISKGTLTGVARTLESRGLLRRAGHPTDGRLVLLSVTERGEEFMRRVFPEFNEEEVFVTSQLSEAECRTLADGLRRVVLQVEQHGEERRRTLLNGAEPAPRRSGRRPKG from the coding sequence TTGCCCGGCCAGCGGTCCATCACAGAAGCGGAGAAGCTCGCGGAGGCGAAGCTGGGTGGGATACCCATCCGGCGGGAGCAGATGGTGGCCGTGGCCAACATCCACCGGGCCGCCTCCACCGTGCGGCACCACCTGGAGAACTCCGTGCTGCGCAGCTCGGACCTGACGTGGACGGCGTTCGTCGTGCTGTGGGTGGTGTGGGTCGGGGGCGAGTCGGAGACCCGCCACGTCGCGGAGGAGGCCGGCATCTCGAAGGGGACGCTGACCGGCGTCGCCCGCACCCTGGAGTCCCGGGGGCTGTTGCGCCGCGCCGGCCACCCCACCGACGGCCGGCTCGTGCTGCTGTCCGTGACGGAGCGGGGCGAGGAGTTCATGCGGCGCGTCTTCCCCGAGTTCAACGAGGAGGAGGTGTTCGTGACCTCGCAGTTGAGCGAGGCCGAGTGCCGCACGCTCGCGGACGGGTTGCGGCGCGTGGTCCTCCAGGTGGAACAGCACGGCGAGGAACGTCGCAGGACGCTGCTGAACGGTGCGGAGCCCGCGCCCCGGCGCAGCGGCCGGCGGCCCAAGGGCTGA
- a CDS encoding helix-turn-helix transcriptional regulator produces the protein MTTKASGSSLPCPNPGCPNIVDQSAGVGRPRQYCSQACGRAYRKLRSSQPETAEIDDYAVQVAEQAAHHLQDIVRLVRDGQALNVLEKITESQLITSDLTAAVVQQARARKHKAADIAGAMSISVDKLSRDYSAEACARRQDRRQLKAAPSAPRPRKPPSPRGKPGGRGRAGGADGRAGLAAPDDPGTTLANALAHLHRASGKTLRVAGGESHVTASYLCRVLAGERLPSWTVTHRLGLAYGADPAALRPLWEAARGYEMTAPPTLHAALRGLHLSAACPTYSAIRTLSRDGLSVADIRGMLDGSRVPEWERVGQLVEALRGRAETIRPLWHTAKLTADAGRPPHAPASTAPHRLPAQAFG, from the coding sequence ATGACCACGAAGGCGTCGGGCAGCAGCCTGCCCTGTCCCAACCCCGGCTGCCCCAACATCGTTGACCAGAGCGCCGGCGTCGGCCGCCCGCGCCAGTACTGCAGCCAGGCGTGCGGCCGTGCCTATCGCAAACTCCGCAGCAGCCAGCCGGAGACCGCCGAGATCGACGACTACGCCGTACAGGTCGCCGAACAGGCGGCCCACCACCTGCAGGACATCGTCCGGCTGGTGCGCGACGGCCAGGCCCTGAACGTCCTGGAGAAGATCACGGAGAGTCAGCTGATCACGAGCGATCTGACCGCGGCCGTCGTCCAGCAGGCCCGCGCCCGCAAGCACAAGGCCGCCGACATCGCCGGCGCGATGAGCATCAGCGTCGACAAGCTCAGCCGTGACTACTCCGCCGAGGCGTGCGCCCGGCGCCAGGACCGCCGGCAGCTCAAGGCCGCACCCAGCGCCCCCCGCCCTCGCAAGCCCCCCTCGCCGCGGGGGAAGCCGGGCGGCAGGGGGCGTGCCGGCGGGGCTGACGGACGCGCCGGATTAGCCGCACCGGACGACCCCGGAACCACGCTGGCCAACGCCCTGGCCCACCTGCACCGCGCCAGCGGCAAGACCCTGCGCGTCGCCGGCGGGGAGAGCCACGTCACCGCCTCGTACCTGTGCCGCGTCCTGGCCGGCGAGCGCCTGCCGTCGTGGACGGTCACCCACCGGCTCGGGCTGGCCTACGGCGCCGACCCGGCGGCCCTGCGCCCCCTGTGGGAGGCGGCGCGCGGCTACGAGATGACGGCGCCGCCCACCCTGCACGCCGCGCTGCGCGGCCTCCACCTCTCCGCTGCCTGCCCGACCTACTCCGCCATCCGCACGCTCAGCCGCGACGGCCTCTCCGTGGCGGACATCCGTGGCATGCTGGACGGCTCCCGGGTGCCCGAATGGGAGCGGGTGGGCCAACTGGTCGAGGCGCTGCGCGGGCGCGCGGAGACCATCCGCCCCCTGTGGCACACGGCCAAGCTCACCGCCGACGCCGGCCGCCCCCCGCACGCGCCCGCGTCCACCGCCCCGCACCGACTGCCGGCCCAGGCGTTCGGGTGA
- a CDS encoding gamma-glutamyl-gamma-aminobutyrate hydrolase family protein (Members of this family of hydrolases with an active site Cys residue belong to MEROPS family C26.), with protein sequence MTRARDRRPLIAVPARFAATTSALRHAAEVNARALVEAVWRAGGEPATIHPHAPAGVCDPAETATRLARFDGVLLPGGGDLAPHRYGADEAHEAVYDVDHEQDAFDLEVAHQARRLGLPLLAVCRGLQVVNTALGGTLHQDMGGPGREHRHVRHPVSLTPGSAVALATGATTVDASCFHHQHVDRLGEGLTVTARAADGTVEAVEATGGAGWFLAVQWHPEDTARGDPAQQRLFDALVRAASAPG encoded by the coding sequence GTGACCCGCGCCCGCGACCGCCGCCCCCTGATCGCCGTCCCCGCCCGCTTCGCCGCCACCACCTCCGCGCTGCGCCACGCCGCCGAGGTCAACGCCCGGGCGCTGGTCGAGGCGGTCTGGCGGGCGGGCGGCGAACCCGCCACCATCCACCCGCACGCCCCCGCCGGCGTCTGCGATCCGGCCGAGACCGCCACCCGCCTCGCCCGCTTCGACGGCGTCCTGCTCCCCGGCGGCGGCGACCTCGCACCGCACCGCTACGGGGCCGACGAGGCACACGAGGCGGTGTACGACGTGGACCACGAACAGGACGCGTTCGACCTCGAAGTCGCCCACCAGGCAAGGAGGCTGGGGCTGCCCCTGCTGGCCGTCTGCCGCGGCCTACAGGTCGTCAACACGGCGTTGGGCGGCACCCTCCACCAGGACATGGGAGGGCCGGGCCGTGAACACCGGCACGTGCGACACCCCGTCTCCCTCACCCCGGGGTCCGCCGTCGCGCTCGCCACCGGGGCCACCACCGTCGACGCCTCCTGCTTCCACCACCAGCACGTTGACCGGCTGGGCGAGGGTCTGACCGTCACCGCGCGCGCCGCCGACGGCACGGTCGAGGCCGTCGAGGCGACCGGGGGAGCCGGCTGGTTCCTGGCCGTGCAGTGGCACCCCGAGGACACCGCCCGCGGCGACCCGGCCCAGCAACGCCTGTTCGACGCCCTCGTGCGCGCCGCGTCCGCGCCGGGCTGA
- a CDS encoding polysaccharide deacetylase family protein gives MDHEPYDYSPIVDREPIRWPAGARVAFYVGLNVEHYPVDRSGLSIVPHTVGLSPDPPNHGWRDYGPRVGIWRMMDCLDQLGLRASVMLNSDVCARYPRIVEAGRARDWAWVAHGKDNSRYQADMEPDVELAYVREIVDTIERATGRRPRGWLGPALTETFHTPYVLAELGLDYVLDWANDDQPYWLNVPGMMSVPYPIEVNDITLFVGKSLSGPEFVRIVRDQLDQLYAESATSGRVMSLALHPFVANQPFRHRYVAQALEYVARHPGVWLTTTDEIAAHYARHHAPGPA, from the coding sequence ATGGACCACGAGCCCTACGACTACAGCCCCATCGTCGACCGTGAGCCGATCCGCTGGCCGGCGGGCGCCCGCGTCGCCTTCTACGTCGGCCTGAACGTCGAGCACTATCCCGTGGACCGCTCCGGGCTCAGCATCGTGCCCCACACCGTGGGCCTGTCTCCCGACCCGCCCAACCACGGCTGGCGCGACTACGGGCCACGGGTGGGCATCTGGCGCATGATGGACTGCCTCGACCAGCTCGGCCTGCGCGCCAGCGTCATGCTGAACTCCGACGTCTGCGCGCGCTATCCGCGGATCGTCGAGGCCGGCCGGGCCCGGGACTGGGCATGGGTCGCGCACGGCAAGGACAACTCCCGCTACCAGGCCGACATGGAGCCCGACGTGGAGCTGGCCTACGTGCGCGAGATCGTCGACACCATCGAGCGGGCCACGGGACGCCGGCCACGCGGCTGGTTGGGCCCGGCGCTCACCGAGACCTTCCACACCCCGTACGTGCTGGCCGAACTGGGACTGGACTACGTCCTCGACTGGGCCAACGACGACCAGCCGTACTGGCTGAACGTGCCGGGGATGATGAGCGTCCCCTATCCCATCGAGGTCAACGACATCACCCTGTTCGTCGGCAAGAGCCTGAGCGGCCCGGAGTTCGTGCGGATCGTCAGGGACCAGCTCGACCAGCTCTACGCCGAGTCGGCGACCAGCGGGCGAGTGATGTCGCTGGCCCTGCACCCCTTCGTGGCCAACCAGCCCTTCCGCCACAGGTACGTGGCCCAGGCGTTGGAGTACGTCGCACGCCACCCGGGCGTCTGGCTGACGACCACCGACGAGATCGCCGCCCACTACGCACGCCACCACGCGCCCGGCCCGGCCTGA
- a CDS encoding aldehyde dehydrogenase, with translation MDATHDDWIRRAQTLDLPGTHHIDGSPHAGGGAFTVVSPRDGRPLAEVADGGAAEVDLAVAAARRAFDSGPWPRLAPAERGRVLLRVADLIEAERADLALTVSLEMGKPITDAYDIELRALTNTFRWYGQLADKLTDESPHTAPDALALVTREPAGVVGAVVPWNFPLTLAGWKVAPALAAGCTVVLKPAENSPLSALRLARIASAAGLPPGVLNVVSGSGPVAGRALGLHPDVDVLAFTGSTAVGRHFLRYAADSNLKRVWLELGGKSPNIILPDAPDLDRAAATAAWGIFFNQGEMCTAPSRLLVHSSVADRVTEAVVDRARVLRVGDPLDPATAMGPLVSGDHLDRVLGHVHAAIDTGARLRTGGERVLTQTGGTYLQPTVFDRVDPGSALARDEVFGPVLSVFTFDDLDEAVALANATDYGLAAGVWTADLSTAHQVSRALRAGTVWVNCYEEGDLTVPFGGMKQSGNGRDKSAHALEKYTELKTTWIQL, from the coding sequence GTGGACGCCACCCACGACGACTGGATACGCCGCGCGCAGACGCTCGACCTGCCCGGTACGCACCACATCGACGGCTCCCCACACGCGGGAGGCGGCGCGTTCACCGTGGTGTCGCCGCGGGACGGCCGGCCGCTGGCCGAGGTGGCCGACGGGGGAGCGGCCGAGGTGGACCTGGCCGTAGCCGCCGCCCGCCGGGCCTTCGACAGCGGCCCGTGGCCGCGCCTCGCACCCGCCGAACGCGGCCGCGTCCTGCTGCGCGTCGCCGACCTCATCGAAGCCGAGCGGGCGGACCTCGCCCTCACCGTGAGCCTGGAGATGGGCAAGCCCATCACCGACGCGTACGACATCGAACTGCGCGCCCTGACCAACACCTTCCGCTGGTACGGCCAACTGGCCGACAAGCTCACCGACGAGTCCCCGCACACCGCCCCCGACGCCCTCGCCCTCGTCACCCGCGAGCCGGCCGGCGTCGTGGGAGCCGTCGTGCCGTGGAACTTCCCCCTCACGCTGGCCGGCTGGAAGGTCGCCCCCGCGCTCGCGGCCGGCTGCACGGTCGTCCTCAAGCCCGCGGAGAACTCGCCCCTGTCCGCCCTGCGGCTGGCCAGGATCGCCAGCGCCGCCGGCCTGCCGCCCGGCGTCCTGAACGTGGTCAGCGGCAGCGGCCCGGTCGCCGGACGCGCCCTCGGCCTCCACCCCGACGTCGATGTCCTCGCCTTCACCGGCTCCACCGCCGTGGGCCGCCACTTCCTGCGTTACGCCGCCGACTCCAACCTCAAGCGCGTCTGGCTCGAACTGGGCGGCAAGTCACCCAACATCATCCTCCCCGACGCCCCCGACCTCGACCGGGCCGCCGCCACCGCTGCCTGGGGCATCTTCTTCAACCAGGGTGAGATGTGCACCGCCCCCTCCCGGCTGCTCGTCCACTCCTCCGTCGCCGACCGAGTCACCGAGGCCGTCGTCGACCGGGCCCGCGTCCTGCGCGTCGGCGACCCGCTCGACCCCGCCACCGCGATGGGCCCGCTGGTCAGCGGCGACCACCTGGACCGGGTGCTGGGCCACGTCCACGCCGCCATCGACACCGGCGCCCGGCTGCGCACCGGTGGCGAGCGTGTCCTGACCCAGACCGGGGGCACCTACCTCCAACCCACCGTCTTCGACCGCGTGGACCCGGGCTCCGCACTGGCGCGCGACGAGGTCTTCGGGCCCGTCCTGTCCGTCTTCACCTTCGACGACCTCGACGAGGCGGTGGCCCTCGCCAACGCCACCGACTACGGGCTGGCCGCGGGCGTGTGGACCGCCGACCTGTCCACGGCCCACCAGGTCTCGCGCGCCCTGCGCGCTGGCACCGTCTGGGTCAACTGCTACGAGGAGGGCGACCTCACGGTGCCCTTCGGCGGCATGAAGCAGTCCGGCAACGGACGCGACAAGTCCGCCCACGCGCTGGAGAAGTACACCGAACTCAAGACCACCTGGATTCAGCTGTGA
- a CDS encoding glutathione S-transferase C-terminal domain-containing protein, whose product MGENENEQGNSAYGRKPFRRSPSHFTDRVTADGADGWPVEAGRYRLIASRACPWASRAVIARRLLGLEDALSLGIPDPLQDDRSWRFTLDPDGRDPVLGIRFLSQAYDARASEYPGGVSVPALVDVPSGQLVTNDYQQLTLDLATEWTALHRPGAPDLYPAALRAEMDQLMATIGRDLNNGVYKAGFATEQADYERACRALFQCWEQVSQRLADRRYLMGDTITEADIRLFTTLVRFDVVYHGHFKCNRWKLAEDPVLWAYARDLFQTPGFGDTVDFDHIKRHYYQVHTGINPTRVVALGPDLADWLTPHHREELGGRPFGDGTPPGPVPAGEEVSPAGRP is encoded by the coding sequence ATGGGCGAGAACGAGAACGAGCAGGGCAACAGCGCGTACGGCAGGAAGCCGTTCCGGCGCTCGCCGAGCCACTTCACCGACCGCGTCACCGCGGACGGAGCCGACGGCTGGCCCGTCGAGGCCGGCCGCTACCGGCTGATCGCCAGCCGCGCCTGCCCGTGGGCCAGCCGGGCGGTGATCGCCCGCAGGCTGCTCGGCCTGGAAGACGCCCTGTCCCTGGGCATCCCCGACCCCCTGCAGGACGACCGCAGTTGGCGGTTCACGCTCGACCCCGACGGGCGCGACCCGGTGCTCGGCATCCGCTTCCTCAGCCAGGCGTACGACGCCCGCGCCAGCGAGTACCCCGGCGGGGTGAGCGTGCCCGCGCTGGTCGACGTGCCCAGCGGCCAACTGGTCACCAACGACTACCAGCAGCTCACGCTCGACCTGGCCACCGAGTGGACGGCGCTGCACCGCCCAGGCGCCCCCGACCTCTACCCCGCCGCGCTGCGCGCCGAGATGGACCAGCTCATGGCCACCATCGGCCGCGACCTGAACAACGGCGTCTACAAGGCCGGCTTCGCCACCGAGCAGGCCGACTACGAACGCGCCTGCCGGGCGCTCTTCCAGTGCTGGGAACAGGTGTCACAGCGGCTCGCCGACCGCCGCTACCTCATGGGCGACACCATCACCGAGGCCGACATCCGGCTGTTCACCACGCTGGTGCGGTTCGACGTCGTCTACCACGGCCACTTCAAGTGCAACCGTTGGAAGCTGGCCGAGGACCCGGTGCTGTGGGCCTACGCCCGTGACCTGTTCCAGACCCCCGGGTTCGGCGACACGGTCGACTTCGACCACATCAAGCGCCACTACTACCAGGTGCACACCGGCATCAACCCCACCCGCGTCGTCGCGCTCGGGCCCGACCTCGCCGACTGGCTGACGCCACACCACCGCGAGGAGCTGGGCGGCCGGCCCTTCGGCGACGGCACGCCCCCGGGCCCGGTGCCCGCCGGCGAGGAGGTCAGCCCGGCGGGCCGGCCCTGA
- a CDS encoding class I SAM-dependent methyltransferase: MKGLTTAMADHDAAPDADTTAPATTTPDQPAAPTPDEVGAMYDEFGDMLAMTLGGAAVHVGMLVPHDTPVRRPSLVDLADLAQDRQTDFYIDTLDAAGATALLDIGCGTGGPAVRLAQRTGARVTGITVSQRQLAQGRERASAANLSERVTFERGNAMDLTYADASFDAAWSIDCFAHLSDRPAGLREARRVIRPGGRFLLTEFTRRGTPPADEEAAFTRLWASPPPTTFSTLLTEVEEAGYEVLKVEDMTPNSVLAGELMCLLYQDRRTELEERYGKELMDQTDALIGPYRRFCRTYLEHHMLVLRTPEA; the protein is encoded by the coding sequence TTGAAGGGACTCACGACGGCCATGGCCGACCACGACGCCGCACCCGACGCCGACACCACCGCCCCCGCGACCACCACCCCCGACCAGCCCGCCGCGCCGACCCCCGACGAGGTCGGCGCGATGTACGACGAGTTCGGCGACATGCTCGCCATGACGCTCGGCGGGGCCGCCGTCCACGTGGGCATGTTGGTACCGCACGACACACCCGTCCGCCGGCCCTCGCTGGTCGACCTGGCCGACCTCGCGCAGGACCGGCAGACGGACTTCTACATCGACACCCTCGATGCCGCCGGCGCCACCGCCCTGCTCGACATCGGCTGCGGCACCGGCGGGCCGGCCGTGCGCCTGGCCCAGCGCACCGGCGCGCGCGTCACGGGAATCACCGTCAGCCAACGACAACTGGCCCAGGGCAGAGAGCGGGCGAGCGCCGCGAACCTGAGTGAGCGGGTCACGTTCGAACGCGGCAACGCCATGGACCTGACGTACGCCGACGCCTCGTTCGACGCCGCCTGGTCCATCGACTGCTTCGCCCACCTCTCCGACCGACCGGCCGGCCTGCGCGAGGCACGGCGCGTGATCCGCCCGGGCGGGCGCTTCCTGCTCACCGAGTTCACCCGCCGCGGCACGCCCCCGGCCGACGAGGAGGCCGCCTTCACCCGGCTGTGGGCCAGCCCGCCCCCGACGACGTTCAGCACCCTGCTCACCGAGGTGGAGGAGGCGGGTTACGAGGTCCTCAAGGTGGAGGACATGACGCCGAACTCCGTGCTCGCCGGCGAGTTGATGTGCCTCCTCTACCAGGACCGGCGCACGGAACTCGAAGAGCGGTACGGCAAGGAACTGATGGACCAGACGGACGCGCTCATCGGCCCCTACCGTCGCTTCTGTCGTACCTACCTGGAGCACCACATGCTCGTGCTGCGCACCCCCGAGGCGTGA
- a CDS encoding glycosyl hydrolase family 18 protein — translation MFRHHRRFRGRAAALLTALLLPLALLTGLSSSAQAAGKLTATFSIQDNGSWWKGTYTLHNSGSTDVTGWQLEFDLPAGTTTNGHYYGDATVTGNHVSVKNAHYNGTVRAGGTSDPFSYWFIGNGPAKAPTTCTINGDKCDGTPDVPPTTPGTPKVTTATARSISLNWTAATAGDYPVKSYEVVSDGATVATTDTTSATITGLTPATTYQFAVRAKDTRGNLSPLSAPVSATTVDPATDPTPPTAPGGLRSTAKTASTVSLAWEKATDNVGVAAYDVYRDGTLAKTVAADTTTAVISGLSPVTEYTFTVKARDAAENSSPASGAVKVTTDDLAGSGKHLNVGYFVQWGIYGRQYFVKNLDTSGAAAKLDVINYAFENLDPKNLTCMAGVTKGTTSNPQDPDQGTGAGDADADYARPMSAAQSVDGVADDGWGKLRGNFNQIKKLKAKHPHLKVLVSLGGWTFSKFFSDAAATPESREKLVKSCIDVWIKGDLPAYNGAGGPGTGAGVFDGIDLDWEWPGSPDGHPGNHYSAKDKDNLTALLAEFRKQLDATGGERKLLTAFTPADPVKVEQGWDLSKIFNYLDFANIQGYDFHGSGSDNSWEPNRTGHQGNLYTDTDDPYPTHFSIESALKIYTDAGVNPRKLTIGFPFYGRGWQGVADGGKKGEWQSANGAAPGQFAEEAGIRGYQNMLASVPNMTVYHDEQSISTYGYTGPGGQWWSFDDAWSIQKKTAWMKSKNLLGAMIWEMSGDTPNGSLMSAIDKGLQ, via the coding sequence ATGTTTCGACACCACCGCAGATTCAGGGGCAGAGCCGCGGCTCTGCTCACCGCACTCCTCCTGCCACTCGCCCTGTTGACGGGCCTGTCGAGCTCTGCCCAGGCGGCCGGAAAGCTGACCGCGACCTTCTCCATCCAGGACAACGGCTCCTGGTGGAAGGGTACTTACACGCTGCACAACAGCGGCTCAACCGACGTGACCGGCTGGCAGTTGGAGTTCGACCTGCCGGCGGGCACGACGACCAACGGACACTACTACGGCGACGCCACCGTCACCGGCAACCACGTGTCGGTCAAGAACGCCCACTACAACGGCACCGTCAGGGCCGGCGGCACGAGCGACCCGTTCAGTTACTGGTTCATCGGCAACGGGCCGGCGAAGGCGCCGACGACGTGCACCATCAACGGCGACAAGTGCGACGGCACCCCGGACGTGCCGCCGACCACGCCCGGCACCCCCAAGGTCACCACCGCCACGGCCCGCAGCATCTCGCTGAACTGGACCGCCGCCACGGCGGGTGACTACCCCGTGAAGTCCTACGAGGTGGTCAGCGACGGGGCCACGGTGGCCACGACGGACACCACGTCCGCGACGATCACCGGGCTCACCCCGGCCACCACGTACCAGTTCGCGGTGCGGGCCAAGGACACGCGGGGCAACCTCAGCCCGCTCAGCGCGCCGGTCAGCGCCACCACCGTGGACCCGGCCACCGACCCGACCCCGCCGACGGCCCCGGGCGGGCTGCGCTCCACCGCCAAGACCGCCTCCACGGTCAGCCTGGCCTGGGAGAAGGCGACGGACAACGTCGGCGTCGCCGCGTACGACGTCTACCGGGACGGCACGCTGGCCAAGACCGTCGCCGCCGACACCACGACGGCGGTGATCAGCGGCCTGTCCCCCGTCACCGAGTACACCTTCACCGTCAAGGCCCGCGACGCGGCGGAGAACTCCTCCCCCGCCTCCGGCGCCGTGAAGGTCACCACCGACGACCTGGCCGGCTCGGGCAAGCACCTGAACGTCGGCTACTTCGTCCAGTGGGGCATCTACGGGCGCCAGTACTTCGTCAAGAACCTGGACACCTCGGGCGCCGCCGCCAAGCTGGACGTCATCAACTACGCCTTCGAGAACCTCGACCCGAAGAACCTGACCTGCATGGCCGGGGTCACCAAGGGGACCACCAGCAACCCGCAGGACCCGGACCAGGGCACCGGCGCCGGGGACGCGGACGCCGACTACGCCCGGCCCATGTCGGCCGCCCAGTCGGTGGACGGCGTTGCCGACGACGGCTGGGGCAAGCTGCGCGGCAACTTCAACCAGATCAAGAAGCTCAAGGCCAAGCATCCGCACCTCAAGGTCCTGGTTTCCCTTGGCGGTTGGACGTTCTCGAAGTTCTTCTCGGACGCGGCGGCCACCCCGGAGTCGCGGGAGAAGCTGGTCAAGTCCTGCATCGACGTGTGGATCAAGGGTGACCTGCCCGCCTACAACGGCGCGGGCGGCCCGGGCACGGGTGCCGGCGTCTTCGACGGCATCGACCTGGACTGGGAGTGGCCCGGCTCGCCCGACGGCCACCCGGGCAACCACTACAGCGCCAAGGACAAGGACAACCTGACGGCGCTGCTCGCCGAGTTCCGCAAGCAGCTCGACGCCACTGGCGGCGAGCGCAAGCTGCTGACCGCGTTCACGCCTGCCGACCCGGTCAAGGTCGAGCAGGGCTGGGACCTGTCGAAGATCTTCAACTACCTGGACTTCGCCAACATCCAGGGCTACGACTTCCACGGCTCGGGCAGCGACAACTCCTGGGAGCCCAACCGCACCGGCCACCAGGGCAACCTCTACACCGACACCGACGACCCCTACCCGACGCACTTCAGCATCGAGAGCGCCCTCAAGATCTACACCGATGCCGGGGTCAACCCACGCAAGCTCACTATCGGCTTCCCGTTCTACGGCCGTGGCTGGCAGGGCGTGGCCGACGGCGGGAAGAAGGGTGAGTGGCAGTCGGCGAACGGCGCGGCGCCGGGGCAGTTCGCCGAGGAGGCCGGTATACGCGGCTACCAGAACATGTTGGCCAGCGTGCCCAACATGACCGTCTACCACGACGAACAGTCCATCTCCACCTATGGCTACACGGGGCCGGGCGGCCAGTGGTGGTCCTTCGACGACGCCTGGTCGATCCAGAAGAAGACCGCCTGGATGAAGTCGAAGAACCTGCTGGGGGCCATGATCTGGGAGATGTCGGGTGACACTCCCAACGGCAGTCTCATGTCCGCCATCGACAAGGGACTGCAGTAG